The DNA sequence CGAAATTGCCTCTCCAGTTCGCTGCAGCTATTTTGTAAGCTAACTTTAAAGCTGCGTGACTGAAAGACGAAAGACAAAATATTATAAGATGTTAGTATGCAAGtatcagggatgtaacggatgtggttttatcggaagcgaaccagatgttttaaatttagtttatcggaaccagaaacggaatcggaaccagaaacggaatcggaaccaaaaacggaaccggagcctgagtcagttctatcagtaggtatacattaacaacacaacacatacgaataggtattttaaattcgaaaacacggataaaccagaacatctaattactgcagcacgtggcaagcggggctatgagcgaatgactggtataaacctgtttgttcttgatgtacaccgctcatgtcccgctgccgcgctaagcattgacatccaatataacttccgtttaaaaagtaacggaaccggaacagaaacggatgtgtaataccaaacgaaagttccgacttaacggaaacggaaacggagctctgtaacatccctggtAAGTATAGTTGAATCATATCAttgattttgtatattttatttgaaatgtaAATTGGTTTTACGAATTAAATGAGTAAGTATGAGTAATTGAGACACCGCGTTTCGATCTCTCACTCCCACTCATGGCGACTCGCAATGTCGTTGCTAAGCCATATATATGATATGAGGGTTTTCAGGATTGTTTTAAGCCACTTACAAACATTTTTTGCAAAATGAAACCCATACCCAATAAGGTGATGGAAAATAGAGTAAAAACCAGATAGACTGGGTAGTTCATTGGCCAATCAAACTGTAATTTTAGTATCATCATAGAttagaaactaaaaaaaatggtaTCTTGGATAAGTcctataatttattaaatgcaTTAAAATTACATCGGTATCAAATATATGTATGCTACACTTACCTTTTCAAATTATTTGCCAAATTCATGTATCTATACATGGGATGCACATCATCCAGATTGCACAGTATATACAAGCTTTCCACTAATTGGTGGTCACACTTTAATAAATTTTCCATTTGACTCTTATTGCTAGCAAGATTAGGGTTCAGTTTTAATTGCTCCATCTCAGTAGTTAGGTCTTTTGGAGTTTGGCCCATGGAATCACTGCAGCTTAGGAACCACTTTAAGCACTCTAGAAGTAATTTCTTGTTTAACACTGGATCATATGATGTTGTTGGATATTCACATAGTCTGAAAGAAGAACAATATGTTTTGTTATTACACATTCAATAAGTTTAATGTTTTAAAGCCTAAACTTGAAAAAATCTTGaagtattttaattacaatgatttttttctttatttttcccaCAATCTATGCAACATTacccatctatttcaatttattagggAACACTTAcgtttttcaattattaatttttaattttaacccttaaacgcatgatttttttgtatgattccctaataaattcAAATAGATGGGGAATGTTGCATAGATTTtgggaaaaataaagaaaaaaatcattgtaataaaaaaaaatgcaatataTGCATatcaaaatatacgatgtagattgcatttaagggttaaagtttTGTAAAAATTAATTCCATGTAACTTCaccgcaaattaaattaattatgtttataattgatCTTAACTGTAACTTACTTATAACCAAAATAAACATGGAAGCGTATCATTGGCTCCAACAAAGTCATGCACTCCTTAGCCGTGAGTCTCTGCACCGTCATGTCCTGCCGCACTGCTCGGAGACGGTCACTCACAAAGTCATATATCACCACTATATTTGTATCTTCTTTTTGTGCTATTCTGAAAGGTTATATTGGAAAAGAAATGATTATATGACATTCAATACACAATCGAGTGATTTCCTTAATATGTATGCAAGGATCTCCAACCCCTGCCCATCTGGGGGAGCATACACCTGTctattgactggtagagaatgccattaggcattaagtccattatttttgtgttttgtgcaataaagtttaaataaataaataataatacaattatttaattttttccatACATGTAACTTACTTGAGTAATAGATGTCGTACAGTATCTTGGAGGACCCTGTAGGGCCGCAGCAACCGCGGCACGGCAACCGTTGAGTCTGCAGCAGAACGGCTGTAGCTTTTCACCAAAACCTTCTTTCCATCAATAACCTCCAGAACATGTACCATTTTGGCAGTTTCTCGGCTGTAATAAGTGTAtaagtcaaatgtcatttataggtatatGGATTAcacgtaaatataaaataaaaacttacatTTTAACTTCATCCTCAGGGCACATTGATAGACAAGTGCCTTTTATAATTTCAGTATCTTTggatgcttcagatttaaatcCATTGCTTATTTTGCTTCTTGGTTTGTTTTTTGGCCTGCAAACAATACATCGAAATTAATTTAAGACTACATTCTGATGGTACAATACGAAAAAGTAAATTGTGAAACTTACGCTGAATTCACATCTTTGGCAATCACTCTGTTTTTTGTTTCGATAGGCTGGATATTCTTAGTATAGAATTCAAAGTACGACATAATGCACCCACTATGTcagttatttatataatttttaagcAATGTAAAAGTTTTTTTGAGATTTGAATTGGAATTTTCACCCACAGTAAAGTCAACATTCAAAATATTATATGTCAatctgatattttttttttttttgaaatgtcaatgtcaaaaattGCCAAATCAAGTGGCAGTATATTCAAGCTATTGTTTTTAGCTCTACACTTAAAGAGCTGTAACatactaccgcaccgcaccacaccgaccttggtgcgccgcacccatgAGAGCGAGACAGAAATATCTCTTTCCTACTCCTAACCTATTTGTCACACTCTATGGGACGATTAACGTATttacgcgcctacattttttaaatttgccgcttttttctactgacggaaatggcttgacagacagTACTTCCTGTTTGATCCTCGCGCTGTACTCGGTCGCTGAGCACTATTTTATAGGGAGACCGACCGGCTTTCCTTAGCTTTTTTACGAAAAGTGCTCGGCTACCGTGTAGACGTACCTACGCGCTTACCTGCATCTTTTATGGTATAGagaaaaagttaataaatatggACACAaaactgaattaatttatttaacaaaacatattaaaaattcCCCTTTGCAAATGCATGAAATGTTGCTACCCAATAATTTTCTCTTTAAGTTCCTTTAGCTCCTTCGCATGAATCCACTTGATTCCCGTCGCTGACGCAGCACTCGATGGCCGGGAAATGATCCTGGAAAAAGGAAACTATAATTGTAAACCTCTACACAGTTGGCCATTGTAGGTATTTAGGCGCAATAcgaatatttgtataaataagACTCGATGTGTAGCGGGGCAATGTGCGTTTGCATGAGTATGGCAAACGTCACttatgcggtagaatgagatgaATGTGGCTAGACTGGCCAGGTGTGCAATGAAAGAAAGGTTAAAAATGCCCAACCATCGTCAAATAGATAGCCCGTAAGTACTCTGTTTattatttagaattttagaCCAACAAAAGGGGGTCCAATTAAGTATCTAAAAATGGATACTTACTCTACTTTCTTCCCAAGAAGATTCTCTAACCGAGGCTTGATGAAAATCCATGGGCCTTGGTTCTTGTGCTCTTCTTGACAGAAACAGACGCGGGCCTTCTGGTAGCGGCAGTACTCCTGAAGAAATTATAGTTAAGGTGCGTCCAGATCAAAGAATATTATACTGCCAGATCTATCAATACGCCGCAAGTGCGTACGCATGTTTGCTTAAGATAGCGCAACTCATGCAAGGCTCGCATAAAGCGCGCAGCGCAGCACACTAACAGCAAGTCTAATATGCGCATATTGACGTCTCATACATTTGAAAGCTTATTTAGGTAAGGTAAATCTTGACTGAAGGAATGGAACGTTCATCTGGGAATACAATACAAGACAACACAAGAGACAATTTTGCAAGGACAGGATTCAAGGTGTTACAAGTatgtttaaatgtttatttttagaatGTAACAATAAATGAATAGAAACTTAGATGACTAAGGTCATGTCAACAATTTCTTTACCTTGAGTACAATATCGTAGGGGAACGGATAAAGCTGCTCTATACGGCACAAGGCGATCTGGTCTTCCATCTTCTTCTCCTTGCGAAGCTCGTCGATGGTGATGGCGACCTTGCCCGAGCAGAAGATCAACTTCTTCACGCACTCAGGCTTTTTGCTAGCTGGGCCACTTTCGATGATCGCCCTTAAAAATGTAAGGATTGAAATTTAGAGGTCCCATCACTAAACGCATGGACATCCCTTGATCTAATTTTGAACCTTGAGCGAAGGACTCTTAAGGTACGATGTCCAAAAAACATTAGTCTCGTATGGCACATACCAACAACTTTTCACCTTAGCAGTATGAACATATAGGCAAGGGAAAACATACACATAATATACACCGTTCACCCATCCCATCCGCCCAAACAATCACTAACCCATACACTCATTCATCCATTCACCCAAACACttatttacctatacctacacccGTTCATCCATATCCATACCCATTTACTCAAACTCCAGTTCACCCATACACACAAATActtatatttacctacttatacaccCATTGACTCATACACCCGCCATACACCCGTACATCCATATCCATGCACTCAAACACCAGTTCACCCATACACCCAAATACTCGTTTACCCATTAAGCCATACACCCCCGCCACACACCCGTACACCCATACCCATATATCCATACCAAGATACCAATTCCAATTGGTATTAATTTCGTGTCAATTTCTATTATTACGGTACCACATGGTTaaaattaagaataaaaaaaaatcttaaatgtttaaaattttTAAACTTACACTTACACGACCCTGACGCTACTTAaaacatttaggtacttacctacttaattaacaaTACGCGTTGCTTGGGGACtcaaatatttacaaaacaacCGTGGCTAAGGCGTTGTcatggatttatttacatgTTTAACTTCAATCAAACACCTTGACAATTTAACTCATACCTATCCCTTATTTTTGGAAGGgattcgtaattttttttaaattttatcatTATGGATTATTATAGTTgttttatacaaagtttcaattgcGTATAGACGTAGAGTCGAGGTATTAGAAAAATGGAGGAGTATGAATTGAGAAAACTTTTACAGACGAAAAATGGTTGTCGAATACCGAAAATGCCGCCTATTCCAAATGTGCGAATCATGGAAAATTTGCCTTTTACACCAACACCGCCTTATAAAAGAGCTAAGGTATGTGTACTTCATACGATGTATCTATACTTCCATATACATTACCTATACTTACATGAGGTATTATTGATTTATTGTATATAACAAATAAGCCGAAAGTCCTAAATCTGTGTCTTTGTAGGTTTCGCGTTAGGATTCTTAAATCGAGTGATAGGTTTTGTGATTCAATAGGTCTTGACTCTTGAGGGACGGATACGAACCACGAACCAAAGAAGTTGAAGAGAATAACATTTCTGCTTTCTGTCACAATGAACAGTGCATCAGCTCTACACTTATATAGCTCACAAGTTTTTGATTATAAATTACTAGCGTATGAATACCGTTCTACTTGGTAACACATCTCTTTACAGGAAAAAAGAGCTTATTTCCGTCAAGCCGTAGAGGAAAGCGCATCGAAGATTAAAATAAAGATCGCCCGCCCACCGCCGCCGCTAGCACAGTTGCTGGATTACGACCAAGCAGAACAAGAGCGGCTCATTGCCACACTCAAGAAGAGCGCCGAAAACGTTCAGCCGCCGCCCATGCTCAGAGCCTGGGAGAAAAAGATTACCGCCCTCGTGCCTTCCAAACTACGCACCGCCTTCCCCACCCTCACCGAGGAACTCCTCAACGAAAGCAAAGACGAGTGGAACATCCACCTCCACGACTTAGCTGTCAAGACAATTATCAGAGATGTGCCTGGAGTCCCTCGTAAGAGGTATGAAGAACCATTTTTCAAATTCAAGGGAATCACAGAAAACCACGCGAAAATGCTCAGGTTCCGAAAGAAACTAGAAGACGGTGCCTTAATCATGCATCCGTTTATAAGACTTGTTCTTGAATCATCTGAAAAAACGTTTCCGACGGAGATTATTAATATGGCGAAATATCGAGCGAAAGGACCAATAGATTTGGTTGTGTTTAGAACAAAGATTATGGACGAAATCAGGCGGGCAGACCATTTAGTGTCCAGTACTTGGTATGCTATACTCGTTCAGTGGCTAAAGAATCCAAGATGTTTAAAAGGCATGCACTCTAAAAGGGTCCCACAGTTTGTTCGTTGTGCGACCAAAATGATATCTATGCAAATACAGGAACTGATGCGCAGATCTATAGAGGCAATAATTAATGCCGTGAAAGATAAAGATTCCATGCCAATAATAAACTTGACTTTAGATTTCAACGGTGAATTTGTTTATGAAGAATCTCTAGAAACAGTGTTTGAAACTTATCATGATATAGTTAATGCCATATCCCTAATAGGTCAAAAATTGATGCCAATAGAACAATATCTCAACTTACCTTATGACTTTGATGCTCTACCGGTGCAATATAACGAGTGGTTAAATAAAGATGGGCATATGAGGTTGCAAAAACATTTAGATATCGTATTTGATCCACTCATTCGGTATTTAGATAAACTTCGGCTAGAATACAGTATGCTATATGGACCAACAGCAAAATCGGAGCTTTTACAATTTATAGAAGATGCTGAAGAATTTGAAGAGTTTCGAGATAAGATACTGTACTTCCAAAGTGTAGATTCTGATATAACTGCAGTTGTGGCAAATGCGTATTTTAATTGTGCCGTTGTCAATCAGTTAAAAATGATAACTGGATTAAAAAATAAGGCTTTGGAATTTATTAACGACATAATAGCAGGAATAGTGAAAGCACACAGTGAcgaaaatcaaaatatttgtaaCGAATTCGAAATAATCAAAGATAAAGCATTGAAACAACCAGAAAATGCAGCAGACTTAATTGAACAAGGAGTTTACATTACTCATGCTAAAACAGTATTGATTGAAGCCCTGAAAGAAAGAATATCAAGACAAATAAGTATCGTTTCAAACCTGTTAGAAATGACATATCTTACCGCTGAACACGTGGAATCCAACACGCGATGTGTAAACTGGTTAAAAGACATCAAGCCAATATTCGAGAAAAACGCAACGGACTTCGAAGCAACTAAAATGGAAATGGAAGATAATCTGATGAATAAAATAACTTACCTTAATGATGAAGTCTTGAAAATGATTCCTTATTTAGAACTCCTTGACAACATGGACGATGTCAACAACACCTTAGAATATCTTGAATATTTGCGTAAGTTTGCTTATCGCTTGAGGGACTATGATAAAGTAGTGTCATGGATAACAAATGAAGAGAAAACATTTAAATTCCCAATTACCACTTTTGCTGATTTAGAAGAAGTGAAAGACTTTATATTACCATTCTATAATCTAGTTCATTTAGTTCATAGATGGAAACGTAGCTACTATACTTGGATGGATGGTACATTTGAATATTTAGATCACCTAGCAATAGAACGAGACCACGACTTTTACTATAAAGAATTTTTAAAATTGTCAAAagagtacaaaaataaaatcaagCAACAGATCACCGAGGGAAACGAAAGACGATTTCAGGGATTAGTGGATGATCCAGATGTGAATAATCTTCCGGCTCCTATGAAACTTTGTGCCCAGGCAATAGCAGAGATTAAGGAATGGCGACCAAACGTA is a window from the Cydia amplana chromosome 6, ilCydAmpl1.1, whole genome shotgun sequence genome containing:
- the LOC134649282 gene encoding germinal-center associated nuclear protein, producing MSYFEFYTKNIQPIETKNRVIAKDVNSAPKNKPRSKISNGFKSEASKDTEIIKGTCLSMCPEDEVKIRETAKMVHVLEVIDGKKVLVKSYSRSAADSTVAVPRLLRPYRVLQDTVRHLLLKIAQKEDTNIVVIYDFVSDRLRAVRQDMTVQRLTAKECMTLLEPMIRFHVYFGYKLCEYPTTSYDPVLNKKLLLECLKWFLSCSDSMGQTPKDLTTEMEQLKLNPNLASNKSQMENLLKCDHQLVESLYILCNLDDVHPMYRYMNLANNLKSHAALKLAYKIAAANWRGNFVQVCKQLDNLCPLTYCALCLYLPTLQRQALQVISAAYNSKQLSVPLSGLRTWLRFDSDAAAAQACAHYGLVANEGAVRFTKGNFKADVATHQPTRLLLLDQNKDLSHKHIFTYHSEEYAYGA